A portion of the Thermoplasmata archaeon genome contains these proteins:
- a CDS encoding TIM barrel protein, giving the protein MLFFGPAGLPTSCSSAEEAVNYLAGIGLNALEIEFVHGVRMGLEEALRVRKLAEERGVLLSAHAPYYINLAAVKEDTRKRSRARILSTMRVAHALGAKIIVVHAGYYFERDVKKTTQVIAEELSICREAAEVEGWGDVFIGLETMGRKASWGTLDEIRVVARRVRGVVPVVDFAHIHARCGGCLKSREAFERVLEEYESLAPPFLHSHFTGVEWGQSGERRHLALRSGEPDFSLLAPALLNRHYDVTVISESPLLELDATAMRDIALGKE; this is encoded by the coding sequence ATGCTTTTCTTCGGCCCGGCCGGTCTTCCTACTAGCTGCTCTAGCGCCGAGGAAGCAGTGAACTATCTGGCCGGAATCGGGCTGAACGCGCTTGAGATAGAGTTCGTCCATGGTGTCAGGATGGGTCTGGAGGAGGCCCTGCGAGTGCGCAAACTTGCTGAGGAGCGAGGAGTGCTTCTTTCAGCTCACGCTCCCTACTATATAAATCTCGCGGCGGTAAAGGAGGACACAAGAAAAAGGAGCAGGGCACGCATTCTCTCCACAATGAGAGTAGCCCACGCCCTCGGGGCGAAAATAATCGTGGTTCATGCGGGCTATTATTTCGAGAGGGATGTTAAAAAAACCACACAGGTGATAGCGGAGGAGCTTTCTATATGCAGAGAAGCTGCGGAGGTTGAGGGCTGGGGAGATGTGTTCATCGGTCTCGAGACGATGGGGAGGAAAGCCTCATGGGGCACGCTGGACGAGATTCGTGTCGTGGCGAGGAGGGTGAGGGGTGTGGTTCCAGTGGTGGACTTTGCACACATCCATGCTCGCTGTGGAGGGTGCCTGAAATCGAGGGAGGCTTTCGAACGGGTGCTGGAAGAGTACGAGAGCCTTGCCCCTCCCTTTCTCCATAGTCATTTCACCGGTGTCGAGTGGGGCCAGTCTGGAGAAAGAAGGCACCTCGCGCTGCGCAGTGGTGAGCCGGATTTCTCCCTCCTAGCGCCCGCTCTGCTGAACCGACATTACGATGTGACTGTAATCAGCGAGAGTCCTTTATTGGAGCTCGATGCAACGGCGATGAGGGATATTGCGCTGGGGAAGGAATGA
- a CDS encoding MTAP family purine nucleoside phosphorylase, translating to MIGIIGGSGLQEAVGDLVGKKEGRMHTPYGVVDYTTGIWMEVEVAFIPRHGMKHELPPHKVRYKANIWAMSELKVKRIVATCAVGTLNERIPPGKITVPEQLIDLTKETRSFFNGRKEGVRHVDMSEPFCPVMRATVADVARELGMEIHSGGTYTCLSGPTFETAAEVRMIRILGGDVVGMTIAPEAKLSREMGICYIPICIPVNWAAGMSPELLTHKKTLEQVSLMREDALKLIRYSLQRFPVDRDCPCARAVLV from the coding sequence ATGATTGGAATAATCGGGGGTTCGGGGCTGCAGGAAGCGGTAGGGGACCTCGTCGGGAAAAAGGAGGGCAGAATGCACACCCCGTACGGTGTCGTTGACTATACCACTGGCATCTGGATGGAAGTGGAGGTCGCTTTCATCCCGCGCCACGGCATGAAGCATGAGCTCCCTCCGCACAAGGTGAGGTACAAGGCCAATATCTGGGCAATGAGCGAGCTGAAGGTGAAGAGGATTGTAGCGACTTGCGCGGTGGGTACATTGAACGAAAGAATTCCTCCCGGGAAAATAACCGTTCCCGAGCAGCTAATCGACCTGACGAAAGAGACGAGGTCCTTCTTTAACGGGAGGAAGGAGGGCGTCAGGCACGTTGACATGAGCGAGCCCTTCTGCCCCGTGATGAGAGCAACAGTGGCGGACGTTGCGCGCGAGCTGGGGATGGAGATTCACAGCGGCGGAACCTACACATGCCTCTCAGGACCGACCTTCGAGACCGCGGCGGAGGTCAGGATGATTAGAATTCTAGGCGGTGACGTGGTGGGAATGACAATCGCGCCCGAAGCCAAGCTCTCGAGAGAGATGGGCATATGTTATATACCCATCTGCATACCTGTGAACTGGGCCGCCGGTATGAGTCCGGAGCTACTCACGCATAAAAAAACCCTTGAGCAGGTGAGTCTGATGAGAGAGGACGCGCTTAAGCTCATTCGCTATTCTCTCCAGAGATTCCCGGTGGACAGGGACTGCCCATGCGCTCGGGCGGTTCTGGTTTAG